A genomic window from Deltaproteobacteria bacterium IMCC39524 includes:
- the tig gene encoding trigger factor produces MNVKIEDVSSIKKKLSFEVAADQVDKEISKAFKKIGKTAKIKGFRAGKIPVAVLEKYYGAQMEQEVLSRLINDTYFQALQENAIPVVGEPNILDSSGIIKGEAFTYEAEVEIKPEITAKDYTKLSLEKEKFVADPKVLDSRLEEMRTSRAQVEPTTRKKAREGDSVVIDFEGFVDGVAFEGGKGEEHLLELGSGSFIPGFEDQVVGMKREDAKDVEITFPEEYGQAELAGKPAVFKVVMKEIKEKVVPELDDEFAKGFGVDTLDELKAQLQTSYETQEVNRVEGDLREKLVGKLIEKNPVEVPEAMIVKQLEYMYENICNRMQSQGMKPEMLGITPENFRENYRETAIEQVSGNLILEAIGRQENIVADESEIDAKLEEIATMANAPIDMVKKYYAGAEARSGLMAQIAEEKVVSFLLESAKVKEVAPKKEKEAEPKKDAAPKKAKKKTEKKADKGDA; encoded by the coding sequence ATGAATGTCAAAATTGAAGATGTCAGCAGCATTAAAAAGAAGTTGAGCTTTGAGGTTGCTGCAGACCAGGTAGATAAAGAAATCAGCAAGGCTTTTAAGAAGATCGGCAAGACCGCTAAGATCAAGGGTTTTCGCGCTGGCAAGATCCCCGTCGCGGTTCTCGAAAAGTATTATGGCGCTCAGATGGAGCAGGAAGTCCTCTCTCGTCTGATCAATGACACTTACTTCCAGGCCCTGCAGGAAAATGCAATTCCCGTTGTTGGCGAGCCCAACATCCTTGATAGCAGCGGTATCATTAAGGGAGAAGCCTTTACTTATGAGGCAGAAGTAGAAATCAAGCCGGAGATTACTGCCAAGGACTACACCAAGCTTTCTCTGGAAAAAGAAAAGTTTGTTGCGGACCCCAAAGTCCTCGACAGTCGTCTTGAAGAGATGCGTACGTCGCGTGCCCAGGTAGAGCCGACCACCCGTAAAAAAGCCCGCGAGGGCGATTCGGTCGTGATCGATTTTGAAGGTTTTGTTGATGGCGTGGCTTTCGAAGGTGGTAAGGGTGAGGAGCACCTGCTTGAACTTGGTTCAGGTTCTTTTATCCCCGGCTTCGAGGATCAGGTTGTTGGCATGAAGCGCGAAGACGCCAAGGATGTTGAGATCACTTTCCCTGAAGAGTACGGTCAGGCCGAGTTGGCTGGCAAACCGGCAGTCTTCAAGGTTGTTATGAAAGAGATCAAGGAGAAGGTTGTTCCCGAGCTTGATGATGAGTTTGCCAAAGGCTTCGGAGTTGATACCCTTGATGAATTGAAAGCCCAATTGCAGACAAGCTACGAGACTCAGGAGGTCAACCGGGTTGAAGGTGACCTGCGAGAGAAGTTGGTTGGCAAGTTGATCGAAAAGAACCCGGTCGAGGTTCCTGAAGCGATGATCGTTAAGCAGCTTGAATATATGTACGAGAATATCTGCAACCGGATGCAGTCTCAGGGGATGAAACCGGAGATGCTCGGCATCACTCCGGAGAATTTCCGCGAGAACTACCGCGAGACAGCTATTGAGCAGGTGAGCGGCAACCTGATACTGGAAGCGATCGGTCGGCAGGAAAATATCGTCGCTGATGAGTCTGAGATTGACGCCAAGCTGGAAGAGATCGCCACCATGGCCAATGCACCGATTGATATGGTCAAGAAATACTATGCCGGTGCAGAAGCCCGCAGCGGCCTGATGGCCCAGATTGCCGAAGAGAAGGTGGTCAGCTTTCTCCTTGAGAGCGCCAAGGTAAAAGAGGTTGCTCCCAAGAAGGAGAAAGAGGCGGAGCCAAAGAAAGAC
- a CDS encoding energy transducer TonB codes for MFNGILTNFPPVLRLAVFLLLSSGLHGGLAFYGWVSDPDDSSLTAVPVSVSLLLATNSPQLVATSEPEQAPAPPRKPSRPKVKQKAVPPVDKIKKASVKKNPNAKIVEKIVADPPAPELVCLTPQEETEGSPVAVAAASVPVEEPVLMASLVTGDLQVVNQASSSASSLVEAIPHYRSNPLPEYPRLARKKHWEGVVWLLVDVSVDGSVDDLEVEKTCGHKILDRAAQRTVKRWQFSPATRGGLPVSSQVRIPVRFRLEEG; via the coding sequence GTGTTTAACGGAATATTGACTAATTTCCCCCCTGTTCTCAGGCTGGCGGTTTTTCTGCTCCTCTCTTCGGGGTTGCATGGCGGTTTAGCCTTTTATGGCTGGGTGAGTGACCCTGATGACTCCAGTTTGACCGCTGTCCCTGTGTCAGTTTCTCTCCTCCTCGCAACGAATTCTCCTCAGCTTGTGGCAACGTCCGAACCTGAACAGGCTCCGGCGCCTCCGCGTAAGCCTTCTCGTCCAAAGGTAAAGCAGAAAGCCGTGCCTCCGGTGGATAAGATTAAAAAAGCTTCGGTCAAAAAAAATCCAAACGCAAAAATTGTCGAAAAGATCGTCGCCGATCCTCCAGCCCCCGAGCTGGTGTGCTTAACGCCCCAAGAGGAGACGGAGGGTTCTCCCGTCGCAGTTGCCGCGGCTTCGGTTCCGGTTGAAGAGCCTGTCCTTATGGCCTCTCTGGTGACCGGTGACCTTCAGGTTGTCAATCAAGCGTCTTCTTCTGCCTCTTCACTGGTTGAGGCGATTCCTCATTACCGAAGTAATCCTCTCCCTGAATATCCTCGCCTGGCCCGCAAAAAACATTGGGAGGGCGTCGTCTGGTTGCTGGTTGATGTCTCTGTTGATGGGTCTGTTGATGATCTGGAGGTTGAAAAAACCTGTGGCCACAAGATCCTTGACCGTGCTGCGCAGCGAACGGTCAAGCGCTGGCAATTTTCTCCGGCAACTCGCGGCGGTCTGCCAGTCTCCAGCCAGGTTCGCATCCCGGTGCGCTTCCGTCTCGAGGAGGGATGA